TGAGTAAGCTTGGGAATAAAAATTGTCATGAAGCCAATACTGACAGTACCCATAAATTACATCGTGTATTAAGTGAATTAAATGACATCTTCAAATTTTGTCACCAGTAGTTGAGTAATTTTGAGGTTATCGGTCGCAATAATCTCAAAACGATAATTGGCATATTCGACACAGTCTGTCTTTTTAGGGATTTTACGCAGCATATACATCATAAAACCGCTGATGGTTTCGTAATTTTGGCTATGCGGTAAATTGACCATGCCCAATGAGCGAATGACATCTTCAATGGGCGTCATGCCATCAATTAACCAAGAGTTGTCGGTGCGCTGGACAATCGGTTGCTCTTCTAAGGTGACCAGCTCGCCCATCACGATGCTCATCACATCTTTGAGCGTGATAACACCAACGACCAATGCATACTCATTCACAATGACGGCAAAATCTGCACCCGTTGATTTAAACGTTTCCAGTACTTCGAACAACGATAAGGTATCGGGAATAAACAAGGCCGGTTTTAGCAACGCTTTGTCGGTTAAACAAACTTCTTGTTGTTCAAGTACTGAGGCTAAAAAGCTGCGTGATTCTACATAACCGATGATATGCTCTAAATCATCGTCGTTACAGACCAAGAATTTATTATGCGGCTGCTTAATCATCACAGCAACCACTTGTTCGGTGCTGGCTTTGGTATCAAAATAAACAATATGCTCACGTGGATTCATGACTGAAGTCACGGTACGCTCTTGCATCTCAAAGATATTTTCGATGAGATGATGCTCTTGATGCTTAATGACGCCAGCTTCCGCACCAGCATCCATCACCGCATAAATATCCTCTGAGGTCATTTCATCTTGGCGTACAGTTGACACACCTATGAGTTTAAACAGTAAGTTTGCCGCCCCATCAAATACCCAAATAATAGGCTTAAAGATAAAAATAAAGAAAATCATCGGTCGCACCATTTTGACCGCGATAGGTTCAGCGTTGGACATTGCCAAACGCTTGGGCATCAAGTCTGCAAACAACACAAACATACTGGTGACCAATATAAATGACACCACGGACGCTGCCGTCTCATTACCAAATAGACGTTGTAAATAAGGACTGACAGCGGAT
This window of the Psychrobacter arcticus 273-4 genome carries:
- a CDS encoding hemolysin family protein; the encoded protein is MSLLTAGVFIFILIALSAIVSSSELALASARKIKLQVMAKEGEVRALDVLNMQEQPGSFITVVQVALNAVAILAGVIGESAVSPYLQRLFGNETAASVVSFILVTSMFVLFADLMPKRLAMSNAEPIAVKMVRPMIFFIFIFKPIIWVFDGAANLLFKLIGVSTVRQDEMTSEDIYAVMDAGAEAGVIKHQEHHLIENIFEMQERTVTSVMNPREHIVYFDTKASTEQVVAVMIKQPHNKFLVCNDDDLEHIIGYVESRSFLASVLEQQEVCLTDKALLKPALFIPDTLSLFEVLETFKSTGADFAVIVNEYALVVGVITLKDVMSIVMGELVTLEEQPIVQRTDNSWLIDGMTPIEDVIRSLGMVNLPHSQNYETISGFMMYMLRKIPKKTDCVEYANYRFEIIATDNLKITQLLVTKFEDVI